In Drosophila simulans strain w501 chromosome 3R, Prin_Dsim_3.1, whole genome shotgun sequence, a single window of DNA contains:
- the LOC6728151 gene encoding dnaJ homolog subfamily B member 12 isoform X1: protein MDGNKDEAQRCIDLAVQALTAGKIEKAEKFLLKAERLFPTENAKRLLAQVKSTSSNGSNGKSRTAAASDEKDSGPRKRVNSDSRSSAPDYTNDQLEAVRKIKTCKDYYEVLGVSKTATDSEIKKAYKKLALQLHPDKNKAPGSVEAFKALGNAAGVLTDAEKRKNYDLYGINESHNGHGNNGGGHHGHGQYYNNEYGYSRGFQADISAEELFNMFFNGGFPQQNVYMRQQRRRQQAREDREGNNSSALVNLLPILLLIGLSMMSSFFISDPMYSLTPSHKYSVKRETNSLKVPYYVKDNFYSEYQGSVARLEESVEEDFVNHLKHSCSRERNYRDSMLAKARTFGDRDLYRKAQNINTPSCENLQKAAMRHQIFPNNVW, encoded by the exons ATGGACGGAAACAAGGACGAGGCCCAGCGGTGCATCGACCTCGCGGTCCAAGCGCTCACCGCGGGCAAAATCGAAAAGGCCGAGAAGTTCCTTCTCAAGGCGGAGAGGCTCTTTCCCACGGAGAATGCCAAAA GGCTGCTTGCCCAAGTGAAGAGCACTTCGAGCAACGGAAGCAATGGCAAATCCCGTACAGCGGCTGCCAGCGATGAGAAGGACAGCGGGCCGAGGAAACGTGTGAACTCTGATTCCCGCTCCAGTGCCCCAGATTACACCAATGATCAGTTGGAGGCTGTGCGAAAGATCAAAAC CTGTAAGGACTACTACGAAGTGCTGGGCGTGAGCAAGACGGCCACTGACTCGGAGATCAAAAAGGCCTACAAGAAGCTGGCTCTGCAATTGCATCCTGACAAGAATAAGGCTCCTGGGTCCGTGGAGGCTTTCAAGGCTCTCGGCAATGCTGCTGGCGTACTTACGGATGCCGAAAAGCGCAAGAACTACGACCTGTATGGCATCAATGAGTCGCACAATGGTCACGGCAACAACGGTGGCGGACACCATGGTCACGGTCAGTACTACAACAACGAGTATGGATATTCGCGTGGATTCCAGGCTGACATCAGTGCCGAGGAGCTGTTCAATATGTTCTTCAACGGCGGATTCCCACAGCAGAATGTCTACATGCGGCAGCAGCGACGTCGTCAGCAGGCTCGCGAGGATCGAGAA GGTAACAACTCTTCGGCCTTGGTCAACTTGCTGCCCATCTTGCTGCTCATTGGACTCTCCATGATGTCGTCCTTCTTCATCTCGGACCCAATGTACAGCTTGACGCCCTCTCA TAAATATTCGGTGAAGCGTGAGACAAACTCCCTGAAGGTACCATACTACGTAAAGGACAACTTCTATTCAGAATACCAGGGATCCGTGGCCCGATTAGAGGAATCCGTGGAAGAGGACTTCGTGAATCATCTAAAACACTCCTGCAGTCGAGAGCGGAATTATC GCGACTCAATGCTGGCCAAGGCGCGTACCTTTGGCGATCGGGACCTGTACAGAAAGGCGCAGAACATCAACACGCCGTCGTGCGAGAATctgcaaaa AGCTGCTATGAGGCATCAGATTTTCCCTAATAACGTTTGGTAG
- the LOC6728151 gene encoding dnaJ homolog subfamily B member 12 isoform X2, which translates to MDGNKDEAQRCIDLAVQALTAGKIEKAEKFLLKAERLFPTENAKRLLAQVKSTSSNGSNGKSRTAAASDEKDSGPRKRVNSDSRSSAPDYTNDQLEAVRKIKTCKDYYEVLGVSKTATDSEIKKAYKKLALQLHPDKNKAPGSVEAFKALGNAAGVLTDAEKRKNYDLYGINESHNGHGNNGGGHHGHGQYYNNEYGYSRGFQADISAEELFNMFFNGGFPQQNVYMRQQRRRQQAREDREGNNSSALVNLLPILLLIGLSMMSSFFISDPMYSLTPSHKYSVKRETNSLKVPYYVKDNFYSEYQGSVARLEESVEEDFVNHLKHSCSRERNYRDSMLAKARTFGDRDLYRKAQNINTPSCENLQKYLIT; encoded by the exons ATGGACGGAAACAAGGACGAGGCCCAGCGGTGCATCGACCTCGCGGTCCAAGCGCTCACCGCGGGCAAAATCGAAAAGGCCGAGAAGTTCCTTCTCAAGGCGGAGAGGCTCTTTCCCACGGAGAATGCCAAAA GGCTGCTTGCCCAAGTGAAGAGCACTTCGAGCAACGGAAGCAATGGCAAATCCCGTACAGCGGCTGCCAGCGATGAGAAGGACAGCGGGCCGAGGAAACGTGTGAACTCTGATTCCCGCTCCAGTGCCCCAGATTACACCAATGATCAGTTGGAGGCTGTGCGAAAGATCAAAAC CTGTAAGGACTACTACGAAGTGCTGGGCGTGAGCAAGACGGCCACTGACTCGGAGATCAAAAAGGCCTACAAGAAGCTGGCTCTGCAATTGCATCCTGACAAGAATAAGGCTCCTGGGTCCGTGGAGGCTTTCAAGGCTCTCGGCAATGCTGCTGGCGTACTTACGGATGCCGAAAAGCGCAAGAACTACGACCTGTATGGCATCAATGAGTCGCACAATGGTCACGGCAACAACGGTGGCGGACACCATGGTCACGGTCAGTACTACAACAACGAGTATGGATATTCGCGTGGATTCCAGGCTGACATCAGTGCCGAGGAGCTGTTCAATATGTTCTTCAACGGCGGATTCCCACAGCAGAATGTCTACATGCGGCAGCAGCGACGTCGTCAGCAGGCTCGCGAGGATCGAGAA GGTAACAACTCTTCGGCCTTGGTCAACTTGCTGCCCATCTTGCTGCTCATTGGACTCTCCATGATGTCGTCCTTCTTCATCTCGGACCCAATGTACAGCTTGACGCCCTCTCA TAAATATTCGGTGAAGCGTGAGACAAACTCCCTGAAGGTACCATACTACGTAAAGGACAACTTCTATTCAGAATACCAGGGATCCGTGGCCCGATTAGAGGAATCCGTGGAAGAGGACTTCGTGAATCATCTAAAACACTCCTGCAGTCGAGAGCGGAATTATC GCGACTCAATGCTGGCCAAGGCGCGTACCTTTGGCGATCGGGACCTGTACAGAAAGGCGCAGAACATCAACACGCCGTCGTGCGAGAATctgcaaaagtatttaatcacataa